Proteins from one Rosa chinensis cultivar Old Blush chromosome 7, RchiOBHm-V2, whole genome shotgun sequence genomic window:
- the LOC112179041 gene encoding alcohol acyl transferase 1 allele RGa: MALPRSLVFQVNRTQPQLITPARPTPRETKMLSDIDDQQGLRFQAPVIAAFKNNPSMSNRKDPVQVIREAISRALVYYYPLAGRLREGPNRKLMVDCNGEGVLFVGANADVTLEEIGDAILPPCPVLEDFLCNVPGSDGILGCPLLLVQVTILRCGGFILALRVNHTMCDAPGFVLFLNTVGEMVQGKTAPSIPPVWEREILNARDPPRITCIHHEYEEIIDDYSDEGSDAAVMVQKSVYFGPNEIRALKKHLPPHLSHCSTFDLITSCLWKCRTFALELKPEQVVRVSCIVSARGKRNSLRLPLGYYGNAFAFPAAVSGVKQLCESSLGYALELVMKAKDEMNEEYMRSVAGLMVIRGRPPFTLTRNFIVSDTRRTGIADVNLGWGKPAFSGPAKVLNHISSYVQQKKEKEDGTLVPVCLPSWSMLRFQQELEKMTSSEIVENINNTKSANFNVVRMIPRL; encoded by the exons ATGGCGTTGCCACGCTCCTTAGTATTTCAGGTTAATCGAACCCAACCACAACTTATAACTCCGGCAAGGCCAACTCCTCGTGAAACAAAGATGCTGTCAGATATAGATGATCAGCAAGGCCTTAGGTTTCAGGCACCAGTCATTGCAGCCTTCAAGAACAATCCTTCAATGTCGAACCGAAAAGACCCTGTTCAGGTGATCAGGGAAGCAATAAGTAGAGCATTGGTGTATTACTACCCTTTGGCAGGTAGGCTCAGGGAAGGGCCTAACAGAAAGCTTATGGTGGATTGCAACGGAGAAGGTGTCTTGTTCGTTGGGGCTAATGCTGACGTTACTCTCGAGGAAATTGGAGATGCTATTCTACCCCCTTGCCCTGTGTTAGAGGACTTCCTATGTAATGTCCCGGGCTCGGATGGCATTCTTGGTTGCCCTTTGTTGTTAGTTCAG GTGACCATTTTGAGATGCGGAGGTTTCATACTTGCATTGCGCGTGAACCACACAATGTGTGATGCGCCTGGATTTGTCCTGTTCTTGAACACGGTAGGGGAGATGGTTCAAGGAAAAACTGCACCATCTATTCCACCAGTGTGGGAGCGAGAGATCTTGAATGCCCGAGATCCACCAAGAATTACATGTATACATCACGAATACGAGGAAATTATTGATGACTACTCAGATGAGGGCTCTGATGCGGCAGTAATGGTGCAAAAATCTGTCTACTTTGGTCCCAATGAGATAAGGGCCTTGAAGAAACATCTTCCACCGCACCTTTCCCATTGCTCTACATTCGACCTCATAACATCCTGTTTGTGGAAGTGCCGCACATTTGCTCTAGAACTTAAACCGGAACAGGTTGTTCGGGTTTCATGCATAGTCAGTGCACGTGGGAAGCGCAACAGTCTACGTCTTCCTTTGGGTTACTACGGCAATGCATTTGCATTCCCAGCTGCTGTTTCGGGAGTGAAACAATTGTGTGAAAGTTCGTTGGGATATGCACTGGAGTTGGTGATGAAGGCAAAAGATGAAATGAATGAAGAGTACATGAGATCAGTGGCAGGTCTTATGGTCATAAGAGGACGGCCTCCATTTACATTGACCAGGAACTTCATAGTTTCAGATACTAGACGTACTGGCATTGCAGATGTCAACTTGGGGTGGGGAAAGCCAGCATTTTCTGGACCTGCCAAGGTCTTGAACCATATTAGTTCCTATGTTCagcaaaaaaaggaaaaagaggacGGGACTTTGGTGCCCGTGTGCTTGCCATCGTGGAGTATGTTGAGATTTCAGCAGGAACTCGAGAAGATGACGTCGTCGGAGATAGTGGAAAATATAAATAACACTAAATCTGCTAATTTTAATGTTGTTAGGATGATTCCTCGGTTGTAA